One Hippoglossus stenolepis isolate QCI-W04-F060 chromosome 9, HSTE1.2, whole genome shotgun sequence genomic region harbors:
- the vamp5 gene encoding vesicle-associated membrane protein 5 isoform X2, which translates to MANGKNQLQQAQDEVEEVKVIMLDNLNKAEERSDKLGELEDRADVLLEGSKKFEKTSHQVKQKERWQNKKMKFVFIGIGVVAGLVIIGLIIFAIAG; encoded by the exons GCAAATGGGAAgaaccagctgcagcaggcccaggacgaggtggaggaggtgaaggtcaTCATGCTGGATAACCTGAACAAGGCTGAAGAGCGATCTGACAAACTGGGTGAACTGGAGGATAGGGCTGATGTGCTGCTGGAAGGG agtaaaaagtttgaaaagacCAGCCATCAGGTGAAGCAAAAGGAAAGATGGCAGAACAAGAAGATGAAATTTGTGTTTATTGGCATAGGAGTGGTAGCAGGACTTGTCATTATCGGACTTATAATCTTTGCTATTGCTGGATAG
- the vamp5 gene encoding vesicle-associated membrane protein 5 isoform X1 — MIGQANGKNQLQQAQDEVEEVKVIMLDNLNKAEERSDKLGELEDRADVLLEGSKKFEKTSHQVKQKERWQNKKMKFVFIGIGVVAGLVIIGLIIFAIAG; from the exons ATTGGACAGGCAAATGGGAAgaaccagctgcagcaggcccaggacgaggtggaggaggtgaaggtcaTCATGCTGGATAACCTGAACAAGGCTGAAGAGCGATCTGACAAACTGGGTGAACTGGAGGATAGGGCTGATGTGCTGCTGGAAGGG agtaaaaagtttgaaaagacCAGCCATCAGGTGAAGCAAAAGGAAAGATGGCAGAACAAGAAGATGAAATTTGTGTTTATTGGCATAGGAGTGGTAGCAGGACTTGTCATTATCGGACTTATAATCTTTGCTATTGCTGGATAG